The following coding sequences lie in one Sporocytophaga myxococcoides DSM 11118 genomic window:
- a CDS encoding TolC family protein, with protein sequence MRVIYCLLFLIGIVTSIRSQTLSDGPTAFSLKEAIDYSMDNSFTVKNSVLQRNMTSAKKGEVRSLLLPQVSGNADFNHFFQVQKNILEGGIGLMTSAAPGAVVPLQLALPNQLVPSVSASQVLFDMAHFSGLKAANASEVIADQTIKKSQIDMTVNVTKAYYGVLVNEKQLKAIHKNLERMDSLYKETIARYETGLARKIDVSRIEVSLNNMREEKEKTIRAVELSRAILRYQMNLPEENPLNLTDTLSENVLLEVEQILGAKQKVNYSNRIEYSIIESQKRLSKLDLQTTRGGHYPRLFAVASTGYTPSASKIENLTQSSRWYQYSSVGLRLQVPIFSGFATHYKVQQKKIEEEVIDNNKVALEKGINLEVDQALINLENSMQSLKIQKRNLDLAQENLQVLRAEYEHGIALNIEVTTAEASLIDAQTSYYNALYGALLSKADYDKAMGNIRK encoded by the coding sequence ATGAGAGTTATTTATTGTTTGCTTTTTTTAATTGGTATTGTCACAAGTATAAGGTCCCAGACACTATCAGATGGGCCCACTGCTTTTTCATTAAAAGAGGCTATTGATTATTCTATGGACAATAGTTTTACTGTTAAAAATTCAGTTTTACAGAGAAACATGACCTCGGCTAAAAAAGGAGAGGTAAGGTCTTTATTGCTTCCTCAAGTGAGTGGAAATGCAGATTTCAATCACTTTTTTCAGGTACAGAAAAATATCCTTGAAGGTGGAATCGGACTGATGACCTCTGCAGCTCCCGGAGCTGTTGTTCCTTTGCAACTTGCCCTACCCAATCAACTTGTCCCTTCGGTATCTGCATCTCAGGTACTATTTGATATGGCTCATTTCTCTGGGCTGAAGGCTGCAAATGCTTCGGAAGTTATAGCTGATCAGACAATTAAAAAGTCACAGATTGATATGACTGTAAATGTAACAAAGGCATATTACGGAGTGCTGGTGAATGAGAAGCAACTTAAAGCAATTCACAAGAATCTTGAAAGGATGGATTCTTTGTACAAAGAGACTATTGCCCGATATGAAACTGGCCTTGCCAGAAAGATAGACGTGAGCAGAATTGAGGTAAGCCTTAATAACATGAGAGAGGAGAAGGAAAAGACAATAAGAGCAGTTGAATTAAGCCGTGCCATATTAAGATATCAAATGAACCTGCCAGAGGAAAACCCATTAAATCTTACAGATACATTATCTGAAAATGTACTGTTGGAGGTGGAACAAATCCTGGGAGCCAAACAAAAAGTTAATTATTCGAACAGGATTGAATATTCTATCATTGAGTCTCAAAAAAGATTAAGCAAGTTAGATCTTCAGACTACCAGGGGAGGTCATTACCCAAGGCTCTTTGCAGTTGCTTCCACAGGATATACACCTTCGGCCTCCAAGATTGAAAACCTTACGCAAAGTAGCCGCTGGTATCAATATTCATCGGTTGGGCTTAGATTACAAGTACCAATATTCTCAGGTTTTGCAACGCACTATAAAGTGCAGCAAAAGAAGATAGAAGAAGAGGTGATTGATAATAATAAAGTTGCTCTAGAAAAAGGAATTAACCTAGAAGTAGATCAGGCATTGATAAATCTGGAGAACAGCATGCAATCTTTAAAGATTCAGAAAAGAAACCTTGACCTAGCACAAGAAAACTTGCAGGTATTGAGAGCTGAATACGAACATGGAATCGCTCTCAACATAGAGGTTACGACAGCAGAGGCCTCATTGATAGATGCTCAGACAAGTTATTATAACGCATTATATGGAGCCTTGCTTTCAAAAGCAGATTATGACAAAGCAATGGGGAATATCAGAAAATAA
- a CDS encoding rubredoxin — protein sequence MEEVIRILTTGGIISPGELEKIALSAKEHNCSGINFGSRQEIYLTCPDKTANKLKDDLKSLSFLCESSSGQHSNIVTSSASVGLYPSTIWVTADTFFDVLEEFDYQPKLKINITDPAQRLIPHFTGHLNFIASHHRNYWFLYVQLPGFSQRELWPALIYIDDVAPLSKKIEELYYKNKPADLNEIFNKITTDVISNSRAVDGKCNIVKGSIPYYEGLNPMAGVYWLGIYRRNYEYPIEFILDVCEICNEARIGKINLTTWKSLLIKDIKDEERVKWEVLLGKHGINIRHSALELHWQLPDLNLKALELKNKLVNIFDRKDIRTYGICFGISTQEADSYGNIIIRFNYNEAQNTYSIFHTEDFDPTNSELISFEESISESELAEKLQSLCLIFYSQLNKKKEDEAPVQTRLLKPEIDLFQCKTCFTIYNQTIGDVVAGINPGVPFNLLPDNYSCPVCEGEKESYIKMVS from the coding sequence ATGGAAGAGGTAATCAGAATACTTACAACTGGTGGAATCATATCTCCGGGAGAGCTTGAGAAAATTGCTTTGAGTGCCAAAGAACATAATTGCTCTGGCATTAATTTCGGTTCAAGGCAGGAAATATATTTAACCTGTCCAGACAAAACAGCTAATAAGCTCAAAGATGATCTGAAATCGCTAAGCTTTTTATGTGAATCATCTTCCGGACAACATAGCAATATAGTAACATCATCTGCAAGTGTGGGACTATATCCATCTACAATCTGGGTAACTGCTGATACTTTTTTCGATGTATTGGAGGAGTTCGATTATCAGCCAAAGCTTAAAATCAATATAACCGATCCTGCACAAAGACTGATACCTCATTTTACCGGGCATCTGAATTTCATTGCCTCTCACCACCGCAATTATTGGTTTTTATATGTACAGCTTCCAGGATTTTCACAAAGAGAATTATGGCCTGCATTAATTTATATAGATGATGTAGCTCCTCTTTCAAAGAAAATCGAAGAACTATATTATAAAAACAAGCCTGCTGACCTTAATGAAATTTTCAATAAGATAACAACAGACGTTATCAGCAATAGCAGAGCTGTAGACGGCAAATGTAATATTGTAAAAGGATCTATCCCTTACTATGAAGGTCTTAACCCTATGGCAGGTGTTTACTGGCTTGGGATTTACAGGAGAAATTATGAATATCCGATTGAGTTTATACTTGATGTTTGTGAAATATGTAACGAAGCTAGAATTGGTAAAATTAATCTGACAACATGGAAGTCGTTGCTTATAAAAGATATCAAGGATGAAGAGCGGGTAAAATGGGAGGTCCTTTTAGGTAAGCATGGAATCAACATCAGGCATTCTGCGCTTGAGTTGCACTGGCAATTGCCGGATCTGAACCTTAAGGCTCTTGAGCTTAAAAACAAACTCGTAAATATTTTTGACAGAAAAGATATACGTACATATGGGATTTGCTTTGGAATAAGCACGCAGGAAGCTGACAGTTATGGTAACATCATTATCAGGTTCAATTATAATGAGGCTCAAAATACTTATTCCATATTTCACACAGAAGATTTTGATCCCACCAATTCTGAATTGATATCATTTGAAGAAAGCATTTCTGAAAGTGAACTGGCTGAAAAGCTTCAAAGTCTTTGTCTTATTTTTTATTCGCAGTTAAATAAGAAAAAAGAAGATGAGGCTCCTGTTCAAACAAGATTGCTTAAACCTGAGATCGATCTCTTTCAGTGTAAAACCTGTTTTACAATATACAATCAGACAATAGGTGATGTAGTTGCCGGCATCAATCCAGGTGTGCCATTTAATCTGCTTCCTGATAATTATAGTTGTCCCGTTTGTGAAGGAGAAAAAGAAAGTTATATAAAAATGGTTTCTTAA
- a CDS encoding NADP-dependent glyceraldehyde-3-phosphate dehydrogenase yields MTTKDLIWWNLETLFPIEEEIPAQYSYGSPIGHTEYLINGEIRHWNGRMQDIFSPVCLDTDNGPVKKLLGTSPLLTEKEALEALDAAYLAYNNGTGEWPTMAVEDRIKAMEKFVVAMKGQRALVVKTLMWEIGKTLKDSEKEFDRTVEYIIDTIDAYKNLDRDSAQYEFEQGIIGKIRRCPLGVVLCMGPFNYPLNETFTTLIPALLMGNTVLFKPAKIGVLLHRPLLEAFKNSFPKGVINIVFGRGRETVGPLMKTGKINVLAFIGTSKSANILKMQHPKPNRLRSVLALEAKNPAIVLDHADIDLAVNECILGSLSYNGQRCTALKILFIHKSVVDEFNYKFTEALGKLKWGMPWEKDVQITPLPEPEKPTFLNELIEDAISKGASIINEGGATVHQTFYAPAAVYPVTKDMKLYHEEQFGPVVPIVSFEKIEEVIQYMVESNYGQQVSLFGTDREEMASLIDKFVNQVCRVNINSQCQRSPDVYPFNGRKDSGEGTLSVVDALRTFSIRAMVAAKEISANKEMFRGITQDRQSNFMSTDFIF; encoded by the coding sequence ATGACAACTAAAGATCTGATCTGGTGGAATCTGGAAACGTTATTTCCAATTGAAGAAGAAATCCCTGCCCAATACTCTTATGGATCACCAATAGGTCATACAGAGTACCTCATAAATGGGGAGATCCGTCATTGGAATGGCCGAATGCAGGATATTTTTTCTCCAGTTTGCCTTGATACTGATAATGGTCCTGTTAAAAAACTTTTAGGCACATCTCCATTACTTACCGAAAAGGAAGCGCTGGAAGCACTTGATGCTGCATACCTTGCATATAATAATGGTACCGGGGAGTGGCCAACGATGGCAGTCGAAGACAGAATCAAAGCCATGGAAAAATTCGTGGTTGCAATGAAAGGTCAAAGAGCACTTGTTGTAAAAACACTCATGTGGGAAATAGGCAAGACTTTAAAGGATTCAGAAAAAGAATTTGATCGTACAGTAGAATATATCATTGACACAATTGATGCTTACAAAAATCTAGACAGAGATTCTGCTCAATATGAATTTGAACAGGGAATCATTGGCAAAATCAGAAGGTGCCCGCTTGGTGTTGTATTGTGTATGGGGCCATTTAACTATCCGTTAAATGAAACTTTTACCACTCTTATTCCGGCGTTGTTAATGGGGAATACGGTTTTATTTAAACCTGCCAAGATAGGAGTATTGTTGCACAGACCACTTTTGGAAGCCTTTAAGAATTCATTCCCCAAAGGAGTTATCAATATAGTTTTTGGCAGAGGCCGTGAAACAGTTGGGCCATTGATGAAAACCGGCAAAATCAATGTACTTGCTTTTATCGGAACGAGCAAATCTGCTAATATCTTAAAGATGCAGCATCCAAAGCCAAACAGACTTCGCTCGGTTCTTGCACTGGAAGCAAAAAATCCTGCAATCGTTTTAGACCATGCCGATATAGATCTCGCAGTTAATGAATGTATTCTTGGATCCTTATCTTATAACGGACAGAGATGCACTGCATTGAAAATTCTGTTTATTCACAAATCTGTGGTAGATGAGTTTAACTATAAGTTTACGGAAGCACTGGGAAAACTGAAATGGGGAATGCCATGGGAAAAAGATGTTCAGATCACTCCTTTACCAGAACCAGAAAAACCTACATTTCTTAATGAACTGATTGAAGACGCAATTTCTAAGGGTGCTTCCATCATCAACGAAGGAGGAGCAACTGTCCATCAAACTTTCTATGCACCGGCAGCTGTGTATCCTGTTACAAAGGATATGAAACTTTATCATGAAGAACAGTTTGGTCCGGTGGTACCGATAGTTTCCTTCGAAAAGATAGAAGAAGTAATACAATACATGGTGGAGTCAAATTATGGACAACAAGTAAGTCTGTTTGGTACAGATCGAGAAGAGATGGCCAGCCTTATTGATAAATTCGTAAATCAGGTTTGCCGTGTAAACATTAACAGTCAGTGTCAGCGTAGTCCGGATGTATATCCGTTTAACGGCAGAAAAGATTCAGGAGAAGGTACACTTTCTGTAGTAGACGCTCTGCGAACCTTTAGCATCCGCGCTATGGTAGCGGCAAAAGAAATTTCTGCCAATAAAGAAATGTTTAGAGGCATCACCCAAGACCGTCAATCTAACTTTATGTCTACTGATTTTATATTTTAA
- a CDS encoding nitrate reductase yields the protein MSSNHKESLKSTCSYCGVGCGIIVEKDKKGKINVKGNPDHPGSKGMLCSKGMNLHYTVNDKSDRLQYPMMRYSRGDQMQRVSWDSALDRAAAVFKNFIQKYGPDSVGLYASGQMLTEEYYVANKLVKGFWGTNNIDTNSRLCMSSAVAGYKLALGEDSVPVSYDDIELADTFLITGANPAWCHPIIFRRLEAHKAQNPNTKIIVVDPRKTQTASMADIHLQINPGTDIVLYNAIGRGLIERERIDIDFIINHTDGFEAYKEQVMKRSLKEAANICGVKLDDIRWAIEYIGRAEGFITMWAMGLNQSVVGVNKNLSLLNLSLITGQIGKPGSGPFSLTGQPNAMGGREVGGLSNLLSAHRDMKNPEHRKEIADFWGVPSVPDKPGLSATEMFESLKSGKMKAIWIMCTNPLVSLPNSNIVEEGLKNAKFVVVQDVFNTSDTAKFADLVLPAAGWTEKSGTMTNSDRRISYLNKITEAPGEAIPDSEILIRLAKKMGYGEAFNYNGPADIYAEHCKLTKGTNIDISGLSHEKLKEKGSMQWPVPSPDSEGTPRLFTDKQFYTPNKRAKIHAVPDDNNSEAITSELPLILTTGRIRDQWHTMTKTGKVNKLKKHIDSPFVEIHPLDAEIRGIKNGDPVLINNERGSVRVNAKITQDIKSGVVFLPMHWGRILNRSFARANNLTGSLIDPISKEPDFKFSAVEVVKYQKPKQKIIVIGAGAGACKFVSYYREINTTDEIHVFSKEIFPFYNRVMLPDYISGALPWHKLVKLTCEESEGLGIKLHQGNGIASIDKENKTVTDEKGEVHSYDILILGMGSRPFLPKDIDLSFEGIFSMRTRHDADKLKEYTAPGDHVVIVGAGLLGLELSASLRDIGIEVTVLQRSSRLMDRQLDETASILLHEEVTDRGVEILYNDQVKYFTGREKLTGIKLVSGRTLECKAVVFAIGTSPNIEIPKQAGLEAKRGVVVNEYLQTSDPNIFAMGELAEFNNNLYGITAAAEEQAEVIARYLNGDMLSYYKGTLSMNILKMEGLALCSLGLSEVPYDRKDEYEEITFLDQAQRYYKKCIVHEDKLVGAILLGDKSEFLEFKELIQNQTELSDKRTELLRGKGGGAEPVIGKLVCSCNNVGEGNIETAIRKGCKDFSDLCKTTGAGMGCGSCKPEVKAILEGSLVKA from the coding sequence ATGTCATCAAACCATAAAGAAAGTTTAAAATCTACTTGCTCATATTGCGGAGTTGGTTGTGGTATCATAGTTGAAAAAGATAAAAAGGGAAAGATCAATGTAAAAGGTAATCCAGATCATCCCGGAAGTAAGGGAATGCTTTGTTCCAAAGGAATGAATCTTCACTACACGGTAAATGATAAAAGTGACAGATTGCAGTATCCGATGATGCGCTACAGCAGGGGAGACCAGATGCAAAGAGTTTCATGGGATAGTGCATTGGATAGAGCTGCCGCAGTCTTCAAAAATTTTATCCAAAAATATGGTCCGGACTCCGTTGGACTCTATGCTTCAGGCCAGATGCTGACTGAGGAATATTATGTTGCGAATAAACTGGTAAAGGGATTTTGGGGAACCAACAACATAGACACAAACTCAAGATTATGCATGAGCTCAGCTGTTGCCGGATACAAACTTGCACTTGGAGAAGATTCAGTACCTGTAAGCTATGATGACATTGAACTGGCGGATACTTTTTTGATAACTGGCGCAAATCCAGCCTGGTGCCATCCGATTATTTTTAGAAGACTCGAAGCTCACAAAGCTCAAAATCCCAACACCAAAATTATAGTTGTAGATCCAAGGAAGACCCAGACAGCCTCCATGGCTGACATCCATCTGCAGATCAATCCAGGAACTGACATCGTCCTATATAATGCGATAGGAAGAGGACTAATAGAAAGAGAAAGAATAGATATCGATTTTATCATAAACCACACTGATGGGTTTGAAGCTTACAAAGAGCAGGTAATGAAACGCTCTCTTAAAGAAGCTGCTAACATTTGTGGAGTTAAACTGGATGATATTCGCTGGGCTATAGAATATATTGGCAGGGCTGAAGGCTTTATTACAATGTGGGCTATGGGCTTAAATCAAAGCGTTGTTGGAGTTAATAAGAATTTAAGCTTATTAAACTTAAGTCTGATTACAGGCCAAATCGGGAAACCTGGTTCAGGCCCTTTTTCTCTTACAGGGCAGCCAAATGCCATGGGAGGTCGCGAAGTTGGAGGATTAAGCAATCTGTTATCTGCTCACAGAGATATGAAAAATCCAGAACACAGAAAAGAAATTGCAGACTTCTGGGGAGTACCTTCTGTCCCTGACAAACCAGGGCTATCTGCAACTGAAATGTTTGAATCCTTAAAAAGTGGAAAAATGAAAGCCATCTGGATTATGTGTACAAATCCACTGGTAAGTCTTCCGAATTCAAATATCGTTGAAGAAGGTTTAAAAAATGCCAAGTTTGTAGTAGTTCAGGATGTCTTTAACACATCAGATACTGCAAAATTCGCTGATCTTGTTCTTCCTGCAGCAGGCTGGACTGAAAAGTCCGGTACTATGACTAATTCCGATCGTCGTATAAGCTATCTAAATAAAATCACAGAGGCTCCGGGGGAAGCTATTCCTGATTCTGAAATCCTTATTAGGCTAGCAAAAAAAATGGGGTATGGGGAAGCCTTTAATTATAATGGCCCTGCCGATATTTATGCTGAACATTGCAAGTTAACTAAGGGTACCAATATTGATATCAGTGGCCTTAGTCATGAAAAGTTAAAAGAAAAAGGATCTATGCAATGGCCTGTTCCCTCACCTGATTCGGAAGGAACTCCAAGATTATTTACCGATAAACAGTTTTATACTCCTAATAAAAGAGCTAAAATTCATGCGGTGCCGGATGACAACAACTCTGAAGCTATCACTTCTGAATTACCGCTAATCCTTACTACAGGAAGGATTCGTGACCAGTGGCATACCATGACTAAAACCGGTAAGGTTAATAAACTCAAGAAGCATATTGACAGTCCTTTTGTTGAGATTCACCCGCTCGATGCAGAGATCAGAGGTATAAAAAACGGAGATCCTGTATTAATTAACAATGAGAGAGGTAGCGTCAGAGTAAATGCCAAGATAACTCAGGATATAAAATCTGGTGTTGTCTTCCTTCCAATGCATTGGGGGCGCATCCTGAACAGAAGCTTTGCCAGAGCCAATAACCTTACGGGATCATTAATAGATCCAATATCCAAAGAACCGGATTTTAAATTTTCTGCAGTAGAAGTAGTAAAATACCAAAAGCCTAAACAGAAAATTATAGTAATAGGTGCAGGTGCAGGCGCATGCAAGTTTGTAAGTTATTATCGGGAAATAAATACAACAGATGAAATTCATGTTTTCAGCAAAGAGATATTTCCTTTTTATAACAGGGTAATGCTTCCGGACTATATCAGTGGAGCACTGCCATGGCACAAACTTGTAAAGCTTACATGCGAGGAGAGTGAAGGGCTTGGAATTAAATTACATCAAGGTAATGGTATAGCCTCCATTGATAAGGAAAATAAAACCGTTACTGATGAGAAGGGTGAAGTTCATAGTTATGATATTCTAATACTAGGAATGGGAAGCAGGCCTTTTCTCCCAAAAGATATTGACCTGAGCTTTGAAGGTATATTTTCTATGAGAACCCGTCATGATGCAGACAAACTGAAAGAATATACTGCTCCCGGGGATCATGTTGTGATCGTTGGAGCTGGTTTGCTTGGCCTGGAGTTATCTGCATCTTTGAGAGATATAGGTATCGAAGTTACAGTACTGCAACGTTCTTCCAGACTAATGGACAGGCAATTGGATGAGACTGCCAGTATACTGCTGCACGAGGAAGTTACAGACAGAGGAGTTGAAATACTCTACAATGATCAGGTTAAGTATTTTACCGGAAGAGAAAAACTTACCGGAATAAAGCTGGTAAGTGGACGTACGCTTGAATGTAAAGCTGTTGTATTTGCTATCGGAACAAGTCCGAACATTGAGATACCTAAACAGGCAGGTTTGGAAGCTAAAAGAGGGGTTGTCGTAAATGAATACCTTCAGACTAGTGATCCGAATATATTTGCCATGGGAGAGCTGGCAGAGTTTAATAATAATCTCTATGGAATTACAGCAGCTGCAGAAGAGCAGGCCGAAGTGATTGCCAGATATCTCAATGGAGATATGCTGAGTTATTACAAAGGAACTCTTTCAATGAACATATTAAAAATGGAAGGGTTGGCGCTTTGCTCACTAGGTCTGTCAGAAGTACCATACGACAGGAAAGATGAATATGAAGAAATAACCTTTCTGGATCAGGCTCAGAGATATTACAAAAAATGTATCGTCCATGAAGATAAACTTGTCGGAGCTATTTTACTTGGAGATAAATCAGAGTTTCTGGAGTTTAAAGAACTTATTCAAAACCAAACTGAATTATCTGACAAAAGGACAGAATTGCTTAGAGGAAAAGGTGGGGGAGCTGAACCAGTCATAGGTAAGCTTGTTTGTTCTTGTAATAATGTTGGAGAGGGCAATATCGAAACTGCAATCAGAAAAGGGTGTAAAGACTTTTCAGACTTATGTAAAACTACTGGAGCAGGAATGGGATGTGGCAGTTGCAAGCCTGAGGTCAAGGCAATCCTCGAAGGTTCGCTTGTGAAAGCCTAA
- a CDS encoding winged helix DNA-binding domain-containing protein produces the protein MTPSEILNYRLINHGLVNSSNTSCEEVVRKSCVIQSQDFPASKLAIGIRLPNSSESDIINCINDGSIIRTSALRGTLHLVSSKDIKWILDLAGPAVITRMHKQYHSVSLDEKSFSKAFNIFSKELDGIYLTRQELYALLIKNGLSPEENRGVYLINRASLQKIICQGPMKDNEITFTLLDSWAPEAKILERKEALYELAKKYFQSHGPATFADFVNWSGLSNADAKNAFESILSSMTKEIFNQSEYWYFSNLKINPIPNKVLLLPAFDEYILGYKNRELFLDAEHNRKVITVNGLFYPTVIVNGRVVGVWKKILSKGNVILDIQLFDNLSKIKQSAIKEELKSLESFLEMPVIQKAF, from the coding sequence ATGACACCTTCTGAAATTTTAAACTATAGACTTATCAACCACGGTTTGGTGAATAGTAGTAATACATCTTGCGAGGAAGTTGTGCGTAAATCATGTGTCATTCAGTCTCAGGATTTTCCTGCATCTAAACTGGCAATTGGAATACGTTTACCCAATTCGTCTGAATCCGATATTATTAATTGTATTAATGACGGATCAATTATAAGAACTTCGGCATTGAGAGGTACTTTACACCTTGTTTCTTCAAAAGATATAAAGTGGATACTTGACCTGGCGGGCCCTGCGGTTATAACTCGAATGCATAAACAGTATCACAGTGTCAGCCTTGATGAAAAATCATTTTCAAAAGCATTTAATATATTTTCCAAAGAACTCGATGGTATATATCTGACGAGACAAGAACTCTATGCATTACTTATAAAGAATGGACTATCTCCTGAAGAAAACAGAGGTGTATATCTTATTAACCGTGCATCGCTTCAAAAAATTATTTGCCAGGGGCCGATGAAAGATAATGAGATTACCTTTACACTGCTTGATTCCTGGGCTCCTGAAGCTAAAATCCTTGAACGAAAAGAAGCTTTATACGAACTGGCAAAAAAATATTTTCAAAGCCATGGCCCTGCAACATTTGCTGATTTTGTAAACTGGTCTGGTTTATCGAATGCTGATGCAAAAAATGCTTTTGAATCTATACTATCCAGCATGACCAAAGAAATATTCAACCAATCAGAATATTGGTACTTTAGTAATCTTAAGATAAATCCTATCCCCAATAAAGTATTGCTGCTTCCGGCATTTGATGAATATATTTTAGGGTATAAAAACAGAGAGCTGTTTTTGGATGCTGAGCACAATAGGAAAGTCATTACTGTAAATGGTTTATTTTATCCTACAGTTATTGTAAATGGAAGAGTTGTCGGAGTATGGAAAAAAATATTGTCCAAAGGAAATGTGATCCTGGATATCCAACTCTTTGATAATCTCAGCAAGATAAAGCAATCTGCTATAAAAGAAGAACTTAAAAGCCTTGAGAGTTTTCTGGAAATGCCTGTAATCCAAAAGGCTTTCTAA
- a CDS encoding Smr/MutS family protein, whose protein sequence is MSEIKPGDFVKINGQDTVVEVLSVKGNDLEVAMGIMKMTVKKNKVTFSQPPPETIKSAPENSGNVKIDTKEKLLHFQFELDVRGKAKEDVITLLTNWVDDALLLGLPEARIVHGRGSGILKDTVRSFLRKYKEVESATDEAREKGGDHVTLVKFKA, encoded by the coding sequence ATGAGCGAAATTAAACCTGGAGACTTTGTAAAAATCAATGGTCAGGACACCGTAGTAGAAGTCCTTTCTGTCAAAGGCAACGATCTTGAAGTTGCTATGGGCATTATGAAAATGACTGTTAAGAAAAACAAAGTTACCTTTTCACAACCACCTCCTGAAACCATCAAATCTGCACCTGAAAATTCAGGGAACGTTAAAATTGACACAAAAGAAAAGTTATTACATTTTCAGTTTGAACTTGATGTCAGAGGCAAAGCCAAAGAAGATGTAATTACATTGTTAACAAACTGGGTTGATGATGCTCTTCTCTTGGGTTTACCCGAAGCTCGCATTGTGCATGGTAGAGGAAGTGGAATATTGAAAGATACAGTTAGGTCATTTCTTCGGAAATATAAAGAAGTGGAAAGCGCAACAGATGAAGCACGTGAGAAGGGAGGAGACCACGTAACTCTTGTAAAATTCAAAGCTTAA
- a CDS encoding response regulator, whose protein sequence is MQKIDQVIIVGKNSDFTSRIKSSIESSGMADQVKMALNGGHAFLFLDHLHLGRKLKESKVLVLLDMDTPIVDGWDFLKDYAHASRLEKENVIIVILNEHLSNEEKSRASKMGANYFLFSSFTINALTYIVQKHFFNSTVRKIRNCYETFRPLRLGAA, encoded by the coding sequence ATGCAAAAAATTGACCAGGTAATTATTGTAGGCAAAAACAGCGACTTCACTAGTCGCATAAAATCTTCCATTGAATCCTCTGGAATGGCCGACCAAGTTAAAATGGCTCTTAATGGAGGACATGCATTCTTATTTCTAGACCACCTTCATTTGGGCAGAAAGTTAAAAGAATCAAAAGTATTGGTATTGCTAGACATGGACACTCCAATTGTGGATGGATGGGATTTCTTAAAAGATTATGCGCATGCTTCAAGACTTGAAAAGGAAAATGTAATTATAGTTATATTGAACGAGCATCTTTCTAACGAAGAAAAAAGCAGAGCAAGTAAAATGGGAGCCAATTATTTCTTGTTTTCCTCATTCACAATTAATGCTCTTACATATATTGTCCAGAAACATTTCTTTAATAGTACTGTCAGAAAAATCAGGAATTGTTACGAAACATTCAGACCATTGAGATTAGGAGCAGCTTAA